Below is a genomic region from Spartinivicinus marinus.
TGCAGTTGTTGCTGTAAATGCTCAAGGGTCATCAGCGCATCTAAAATATACTGATTATCCTCTTGGCTCAGCGATAAACCATAAGCTTGGGCTTCACTAATCCGCTGCTTCAGTGCTTGAAGTTCTGTGCGATTAATTGTAGTGGTTTGAGTCACTGCAATCCCTTTTTATTATTCACCCAGTAGCATACGCCTTTATACATAACACGCAAGTCGTATAATGAAAATCATGCTGCACTATTTAGCTCAAAGGCACTATTCGTGTTAACGCTTGCCCTCGTAATAAAAGACTGAGTTGTTTAGCCGCCAACGGGTTGATAGGGGCTGTTCCTGAAGGCCAGCCTAAAAAACGCCCTTTTGATAACCGTTTTGTCATTAGCCAAAAACCGGTGCCATCATAGTGGAGCGCTCGAACCATGGTCTTACTCCGATTAATGAAAACAAATACCACGCCTGAACGAGGATCTTGATTTAAAACCTGCTGGCATAAGGCAACAAACCCATCAATGCCTTTGCGAAAATCCGCCGGTTGGGTAGACAATAAAATACGTGAGGTGGCTGTTAATGCAATCATGCTTACCTCCTTCGCACCGCCTGTAATTCTCGCACGACAGCACTGAGCTGATGGCTGGTTAATTCACCTTCAACCACCAGTTGAGTATCGTCGCCAATACACACGGTCACACACAACAAGGAGGGTGTTTCTGGTGACTCGGGTAAAGGTATAAACTGATTAGCCTCAGGAGCCTCATCGACTTCGGGTGTTGACTGTTGCCAGCGCTTTAATGCTGAGTGACTTAACCCCAAGGTATTAATCACCTGGGATATGGGGTAATTCGCCAGCAATGCAATGGCTTGTTGGCGAAGGGTCAGTGGAACTTGCTTGCGACCCAGTTGAGGGTTATTTCGCCAAGTTTTAAACGCCGCTGCAACGCTTTCTAATGTGGGGGAAACTGACATAGGCTTACCTCTTAATAAGTGAGGTAGTCAGTTAATCAGATTTAAAAAGTTAAGTTGAGCTACGCTCTCGGAAGCTCACTTTGGTCGAAGCGGTGCCTTTTAAAGATTTTGCTTTAACCAGGCTTTTGCGATTAATTACCTTCATTAAAATCAATGCACTTAACACAAGTGCCACACCCAACCATTGTATAAAAGACAACGACTCGCCTACCAGTAACAGGCCTAACCCAACAGCAGTGATTGGGTTAAGTAAAGCCAATAAGCCAATGATATGGCTACCCAAATGTTTTAAAGACCAAAACCAAATCAAGTAAGCTAACAGGGTGTTGACTAGACTTAGCCATAAAAGGGCGGGTACTTGATCTATAGCTGGGATTTGTACAGGGCCTTCAACTATCCAAGCCAGTGGCACTAGTAATAGGCCTCCAATCAGTAACTGCCAAGCGGTCAAACCAATAATATTCTCAACTTGCCAGCGCTGTACCCAAGTGGCTGATGTAGCTATTAATAGTGTCGCGCCTAAGGCAGCCATCACACCAATAGGGTCTAGGTTAGCAGAAGGATTTAATAGTAATACAATCCCTGCAACTCCAAGTGTTGAAAGCGATAACCAAGACCAAGCGGGCCTGATTTTGTTAAAAAGCCAGTTAAGTAACAACAGTTGTAGTGGTAGCGTTGAAGTTAAGGTACCAGCAACTGATCCTGGTAGTCGATAAGCCGCGATAAAGAGTAGTGCAAAGAATGCAGTAATATTAAGCAGGCTTAGGCCAGTTAATTTGCCTGCACTGACGGGAAGGGTCCGTAAAGATTTAGGTGTCAATAAAATTAGAATGATGCCCGCAGGTAATGCACGCCAAGTAGCAACCCATAATGGAGATAAGTCAGTTAGCCATAAGTTAACAATGGCATAGGTGCTTCCCCAGAAAATAGGCGTAAGGGCAGCAATTAGGTACTTCATCGTACTGCATTTCCTTGTAAATCATTTATCTTTATGTAAAGTAAATTAGTATAAAGATAGTGTCAAGCTACTTCCTGTACTTTCAAAAATAGTTAAGCGCTGGCAGACTAGCTCAGATTTTTCATCTATGGTGGAATGTATGAAAAAAGACCATGTGGATCTGGTGTTGGAACAGTGGCAACAACAGCGGCCTGACTTGGATGCAAACCCAATGGCTATTTTTGGTCGGCTAAGCCGAATGAACAGCATTGTTGAACCAAAAATAAAAGCCGTGCTTAAGTCGTATGGTTTAACTTTAGCTGAGTTTGATGTATTGGCTGCTTTAAAAAGAGGCGGCCAACCACTTACACCGACAACGCTTTATAATACTACCATGCTAACTTCTGGGGCCATGACAGCAAGGTTGGATAAACTTGAGCAACGAGGGTTTATTCAGCGTCAGCCTTCAGCAACAGACCGCAGAAGTTTGTTGATTGAGTTAACTGAAGCAGGTTTGCAGCTAGTTGATACTGCTGTGGTAGCCCATGTTGAAAATGAACAACAAATGTTGGCTTGTTTTAGTGAAGAAGAAAAAGAACAACTGGCAAAACTAATGAAAATCTGGCTATTAGCCCATGAATAAATTAGAGGTGCCCTAAAGTTATTTTTTTGTAGGCTTTTTACAGTTGTTTGCTAACGGTAATAAAGTAATCTCACTACCTCTTTTTTGTAATAGTGAACGAAGTTTAGGGTTAGCAAGTCCGTTGGCAATTGTCTCAATTTCATTAGCAAGCTGCCGTATATCTCTGGCCGTCATGGTAGCTTTATTTGCAGGTTCAATAAAATCATTTGGATTAAGTCTTAGGGCATCTACTATAGCTTGAAGTCGCTGCCCAGTTAATGGATGTGTTTGCTGGGGTGAGCCCTCTTTTAGCGGGTCTCTCATGCTGGTTGCCATAAACCAAACGACCATACCTGTTGGAGGCAGGCGCATTCTCCTCAAAATATTGATTGCAAAGTGATCAGCCTGAATTTCTTGAGCGATGGCTTGCTCGCTATTTATCGTATGATAGGGCCGATGCCGGTAATGAATATGGCCCAGCTCGTGTAAAATAATAAATGTTAGTGCTGATTTAAGTATTTTTTGCGAAACGTCATCAACAAAATGGTCAAGTTTATAGGCATTAGTTGGTATCCCCAGTGCTTGCAATGGAGTTGGTAGTTTTAAATGACTGAAATCAAGTGCTGCGATATAGTCAAACACAATTTTTTTATCGCAATGAAAACGCTCAAACCATACAACAGCAATAGCTAGGTCATCAAGAAACTTAACTGATAAAGTG
It encodes:
- the tnpB gene encoding IS66 family insertion sequence element accessory protein TnpB (TnpB, as the term is used for proteins encoded by IS66 family insertion elements, is considered an accessory protein, since TnpC, encoded by a neighboring gene, is a DDE family transposase.); its protein translation is MIALTATSRILLSTQPADFRKGIDGFVALCQQVLNQDPRSGVVFVFINRSKTMVRALHYDGTGFWLMTKRLSKGRFLGWPSGTAPINPLAAKQLSLLLRGQALTRIVPLS
- a CDS encoding DMT family transporter — encoded protein: MKYLIAALTPIFWGSTYAIVNLWLTDLSPLWVATWRALPAGIILILLTPKSLRTLPVSAGKLTGLSLLNITAFFALLFIAAYRLPGSVAGTLTSTLPLQLLLLNWLFNKIRPAWSWLSLSTLGVAGIVLLLNPSANLDPIGVMAALGATLLIATSATWVQRWQVENIIGLTAWQLLIGGLLLVPLAWIVEGPVQIPAIDQVPALLWLSLVNTLLAYLIWFWSLKHLGSHIIGLLALLNPITAVGLGLLLVGESLSFIQWLGVALVLSALILMKVINRKSLVKAKSLKGTASTKVSFRERSST
- a CDS encoding MarR family winged helix-turn-helix transcriptional regulator, translating into MKKDHVDLVLEQWQQQRPDLDANPMAIFGRLSRMNSIVEPKIKAVLKSYGLTLAEFDVLAALKRGGQPLTPTTLYNTTMLTSGAMTARLDKLEQRGFIQRQPSATDRRSLLIELTEAGLQLVDTAVVAHVENEQQMLACFSEEEKEQLAKLMKIWLLAHE